The following coding sequences lie in one Hoplias malabaricus isolate fHopMal1 chromosome 14, fHopMal1.hap1, whole genome shotgun sequence genomic window:
- the fzr1a gene encoding fizzy/cell division cycle 20 related 1a — MDQDYECRLLRQINIQNDNASPVKVTDVIRHLTPTKSPMSSPSKHGDRFIPSRAGANWSINFHRINENEKSPSQNKKTKDATTDTGKVDGLAYSALLKNELLGAGIEKVQDPQTEDRRLQPSTPEKRSLFSYSLNAKRSVPDEGNNVSPYSLSPVSSKSQKLLRSPRKPTRKISKIPFKVLDAPELQDDFYLNLVDWSSLNVLSVGLGTCVYLWSACTSQVTRLCDLSVEGDSVTSVGWSERGNHVAVGTHKGFVQIWDAAAGKKLFALEGHTARVGALAWNADQLSSGSRDRMILQRDIRTPPLQSERRLQGHRQEVCGLKWSTDHQLLASGGNDNKLLVWNHSTVQPVQQYTEHLAAVKAIAWSPHQHGLLASGGGTADRCIRFWNTLTAQPLQCIDTGSQVCNLAWSKHTNELVSTHGYSQNQILVWKYPSLTQIAKLTGHSYRVLYLAMSPDGEAIVTGAGDETLRFWNVFSKTRSTKESVSVLNLFTRIR; from the exons ATGGATCAGGACTATGAGTGCCGACTACTGCGGCAGATCAACATCCAGAATGACAACGCCAGCCCTGTT AAAGTCACAGACGTGATACGCCACTTAACTCCCACCAAATCTCCGATGTCCTCGCCCAGCAAGCACGGAGACCGCTTCATACCGTCACGAGCAGGAGCCAACTGGAGCATTAACTTCCACAGGATCAAT GAAAATGAGAAGTCCCCAAGCCAGAATAAGAAAACCAAGGATGCAACAACAGACACTGGCAAAG TGGACGGCTTGGCGTACTCTGCACTGCTGAAAAATGAGCTGCTGGGAGCTGGCATTGAGAAAGTTCAGGACCCTCAAACTGAGGACAGGAGGCTCCAGCCCTCAACGCCAGAGAAAAGGAGTCTTTTTAGT TATTCTCTCAATGCAAAGAGATCCGTCCCTGATGAAGGCAACAACGTGTCTCCGTACTCATTATCACCTGTTAGCAGTAAAAG TCAGAAGCTACTCCGCTCTCCAAGGAAGCCCACTCGCAAAATCTCCAAGATCCCCTTTAAAGTGCTCGACGCGCCAGAACTACAAGACGATTTCTACCTCAACCTAGTGGACTGGTCGTCCTTAAACGTGCTCAGCGTTGGACTGGGCACCTGTGTTTACCTGTGGAGCGCCTGCACGAGCCAG GTAACGCGTCTGTGTGACCTGTCAGTAGAGGGAGACTCTGTGACGTCGGTCGGATGGTCAGAAAGG GGTAATCACGTAGCAGTAGGAACACATAAAGGATTTGTACAGATTTGGGATGCAGCAGCTGGAAAGAAACTCTTTGCACTAGAGGGACACACAGCCAGAGTTG GTGCATTGGCGTGGAATGCAGATCAGTTATCCTCAGGCAGTCGTGATCGTATGATTCTTCAGAGGGACATCCGGACACCTCCGCTACAGTCTGAGCGCAGGCTGCAGGGACACAGGCAGGAGGTCTGCGGACTCAAATGGAGCACCGACCACCAGTTACTTGCCTCTGGAGGAAACGACAAcaag CTGCTGGTGTGGAATCACTCGACTGTGCAGCCGGTTCAACAGTACACAGAGCACCTGGCTGCAGTAAAGGCCATCGCCTGGTCCCCTCACCAGCACGGCCTTCTGGCGTCCGGAGGAGGAACCGCCGACCGCTGCATCCGCTTCTGGAACACGCTCACGGCTCAGCCACTCCAGTGCATCGACACGGGATCTCAGGTCTGCAACCTCGCCTGGTCTAAACACACCAACGAACTG GTCAGCACACACGGATACTCTCAGAACCAGATCCTGGTGTGGAAATATCCCTCGCTCACTCAGATCGCCAAACTGACCGGCCACTCCTACAGAGTGCTCTACCTG GCGATGTCTCCGGACGGCGAGGCCATTGTGACTGGCGCAGGAGACGAGACGCTGCGATTCTGGAATGTATTTAGTAAAACACGATCAACAAAG GAGTCAGTGTCTGTTTTAAACCTGTTCACTAGAATACGGTAA